The Candidatus Poribacteria bacterium genome has a window encoding:
- a CDS encoding SpoIIE family protein phosphatase, translating into MELHLRFISLVIFSTSLAICVECGFFWRRSDDSYWKLILTAFLALLISSMAYIMDGHRWFQQIMHSISAGVLSYVLIQRFYPGRWYHKFTAISYIIFIPALIMLPTFEPHLGELTEQQRRIGIHLLPFLTMGGLAIGLPSHRRYYVRARLILSCFLYALAHAFGIFSYSMELSTIALAGVGFLSFNHLAFKAEWEKLVKINADLSAEREAISRLLGEIGEVASESLDLRGILDVVVRNASQAVDASAGVIFLMENNLLAAKASVGLFPPLTDEPISPRASRRFIERKLRSQRIRPGEGIIGEVALSKKPILIEDACSHPLLRQHSLIRTLAAVPIYLADQTLGVIAVINRKKGMRFSQGDVNLLSAIASQAAMAINNVMLHQETLNRMIMERDLEMARRIQRGLLPKALPQMRHLSVAAYSDTAREVGGDYYDFIPIDENSVGIAIADVSGKGIPAALVTVMIRTLLHRIAIAGREPSEVLYELNESLVLEEEMFVTMIYAVWDDERQLLTLANAGHPRPILFKSKTGECAEVDVGDIAIGIWGEISPGQIKLDLSSGDVVLMYTDGLEDIRNEEDEMYSLERLMEVLRQNAHRPVSDIRRAIRTDIEKFAGDSPLFDDYTFIVMKIRGG; encoded by the coding sequence TTGGAGCTGCATCTCAGGTTTATATCCCTTGTTATCTTCTCAACCAGCTTGGCGATATGTGTTGAGTGCGGATTCTTCTGGAGGAGAAGCGATGACAGCTATTGGAAACTCATCCTGACAGCTTTTCTCGCACTCCTTATCTCTTCCATGGCCTATATCATGGACGGTCATAGGTGGTTTCAGCAGATCATGCATTCCATCTCCGCGGGGGTGTTAAGCTACGTGCTGATCCAGAGGTTTTATCCTGGGAGATGGTATCATAAATTCACGGCCATATCCTATATCATCTTTATACCCGCCCTTATCATGCTTCCCACCTTCGAGCCCCACTTGGGTGAGTTGACCGAGCAGCAGAGGAGGATAGGTATCCATCTGCTGCCCTTCCTGACTATGGGTGGTCTGGCGATTGGATTGCCCTCTCATAGGCGATATTACGTCAGGGCGAGGTTGATCCTCTCTTGCTTCCTATACGCCCTTGCTCATGCCTTCGGGATCTTCAGCTATTCGATGGAACTGTCGACAATAGCGTTGGCCGGAGTAGGCTTTCTATCTTTCAATCATCTGGCTTTCAAGGCGGAATGGGAGAAATTGGTTAAAATCAACGCCGATCTCTCAGCAGAGAGGGAGGCGATCTCCAGATTGCTGGGGGAGATAGGTGAGGTGGCGAGCGAAAGCCTTGATCTAAGAGGTATATTGGATGTGGTCGTGAGAAACGCCTCCCAAGCGGTCGATGCCTCAGCCGGGGTGATATTCCTGATGGAGAATAATCTGCTGGCGGCGAAGGCGTCAGTCGGATTGTTCCCTCCGCTGACGGACGAGCCTATATCACCAAGGGCAAGCCGTAGGTTTATCGAGCGAAAACTTCGATCACAGAGGATAAGGCCGGGCGAGGGTATCATAGGGGAGGTGGCGCTGAGCAAGAAACCGATTCTGATCGAGGATGCTTGTTCCCATCCCCTGCTTCGACAACACTCGCTTATAAGGACTTTAGCCGCCGTCCCGATCTATCTGGCCGATCAGACCCTGGGTGTCATAGCAGTTATAAACAGGAAAAAGGGGATGAGATTCTCCCAAGGTGATGTAAACCTTCTCAGCGCCATTGCAAGCCAGGCCGCCATGGCTATAAACAACGTCATGCTGCACCAGGAAACGCTCAACAGGATGATCATGGAGAGAGATTTGGAGATGGCACGGCGTATACAGAGGGGGTTATTGCCCAAAGCCCTCCCACAGATGAGGCATCTCAGCGTGGCGGCCTACTCCGATACGGCGAGGGAGGTCGGCGGGGATTACTACGACTTCATTCCGATCGATGAAAATAGCGTCGGAATTGCAATAGCGGATGTCTCGGGCAAAGGCATCCCGGCCGCTCTGGTGACGGTGATGATAAGGACGTTGTTGCACAGAATAGCGATCGCCGGGAGGGAACCATCCGAGGTTCTGTATGAGCTTAACGAATCGCTGGTGTTAGAGGAGGAGATGTTCGTCACGATGATCTACGCTGTCTGGGATGACGAAAGACAACTGCTCACCCTCGCAAACGCCGGCCATCCCAGGCCTATCCTCTTCAAGTCGAAAACCGGGGAGTGCGCGGAGGTAGATGTGGGAGACATAGCGATAGGGATCTGGGGGGAGATATCCCCCGGTCAGATCAAGCTGGATCTTTCGTCCGGAGATGTTGTGCTTATGTATACCGATGGCCTGGAGGATATCAGAAACGAGGAGGACGAGATGTATAGTTTGGAGAGGTTGATGGAGGTATTGAGACAAAACGCGCATAGGCCGGTTTCCGATATCAGACGGGCGATCAGGACGGATATAGAGAAATTCGCCGGAGATTCTCCGCTTTTCGACGACTATACCTTTATAGTGATGAAGATCAGGGGAGGATGA
- a CDS encoding ATP-binding protein, with amino-acid sequence MRDKIVLTIPGKLIYVKPVRSFVSDVARRLGFPKEVVEDIELVTDEVCNNAIEHGRSARNEITLICILNEDKIEIIIRDYRGAMLSLSDFQNLSVLEGYMDASNEEPRGLGLAIVRSLMDEVTVHTEPGKFTDVRMVKYR; translated from the coding sequence ATGAGAGACAAAATAGTTTTAACCATACCTGGCAAACTCATATATGTTAAGCCTGTCAGATCCTTTGTCTCCGACGTAGCCAGAAGACTTGGATTCCCGAAGGAGGTGGTCGAGGATATAGAATTAGTAACGGATGAGGTCTGTAACAACGCCATCGAACACGGACGATCTGCCAGGAATGAAATAACTCTGATCTGCATCCTCAACGAGGATAAGATAGAGATAATTATAAGAGACTATCGTGGTGCTATGCTTTCACTATCCGATTTCCAGAACCTAAGCGTACTTGAGGGTTACATGGATGCTTCGAATGAAGAGCCGCGTGGCTTAGGACTGGCCATCGTCAGATCGCTTATGGATGAGGTAACCGTGCATACCGAACCGGGAAAGTTCACCGATGTTCGCATGGTGAAATACAGATGA